The Corallococcus soli sequence GAATTGCACGGGCTGCTGTTTCAACAACACCTGCCAGACGGGGAACACCGCTTCCTCGTGTGGCAAGGCCGGGGCGGCGTGCGTAGCGTGCAACGCGGCCCAGGTGTGCAAGACGGATCAGAGTTGTGGTGTGGATCCGGCGGGCGTCTGGCTCGTCCAGCCCGTGTCCGCTCAAATCACGGCCAGCAACAATGGCACGGCGTGGGACGCGGATGCCTCCGCGCCGGATGTCTTCGTGGAGATGGGTTGTCCGGGGAGCACCGTGCCTTCGTTCACTCCAGAAGTGCAGAGCTATACGCCCGCGTGGACCTCGGGCGGGTGCACCGCGACGGCGAGCCGTCTGCTCGCGGAGCCGTGGGCCTTCCGCCTCTGGGACAGTGACCTCAGCGTCGACGACTCCATCACCAGTGTCCTCCTGGTCCAGCTCAAGGAGGAGCACTTCGTCGCGGGCACCGTCACCCTCCAGCCGTCGGGCGGGATGACGTCCATCACCTTCAACGTGCGCAAGCAGCCGTAGGCCAGCGCTGAAGCAGGGCAGGGGCCCGGAGGCGAACTGCCTCCGGGCCCCTTCCATTTCCCGCGGCTCACCCCGGCTTCTGCCGCCAGGCCGCGTGGTAGATGAGGTCCGTGCGGCTCTCCATGCCCAGCTTGGGGAAGATGTTGCGCAGGTGGGTCTTCACCGTGTTGAGCGTCAGCTTCAGCTCGTGGGCGATGGTCTCGTTGGCCCAGTTGCTGAGCACGCCCTGGACGACGTCCGCCTCGCGCTTGGACAGCTTCTGGAGCCATGGCTCCGGGATGGGAATGGACCGGGCGCACTCCTGGAGCACCAGGGCCCAGGGACGGCTGCCGCGCTGCTCGGGCAACTCCACGAACGTCACCTTCAGGTCGCGCTGCTGTCCTGAGCGCACCCAGGTGTCCACGCCTGCCTTGCGCTTCGTCCCGGGCACCCTCAACTGTCGGAGGTGCTCCCGCAGCTCCGAAGGGAGCTGGGCGTCGTGGGTCTTCATCTCCGGGTACCAGCGCGTCAACAGGTCCGTCGCGCCCGGCGTCCTCAGCCGCTCACGCTCCGGTGGCTCCAGCACGACGCACTCGGCGCCCTGGTGGCGGAAGAGCGCGTCCAGCAGGTCTCCGCGCGTGGCCTCGCTCGCGAACATCCGGCAGTTGCGCACGGTGTTCACCAGGTAGGGCGTCAGCCAGTTCAGGAGGGCCTGCTCGCGCGCGGAGAAGGGCTGGGCATGCTCCCGGTACAGCGTGAAGCCCCCGTGCCAGTCCAGCCGCAGGTCCAGCAGCACCGCCAACACGTGCTCCAGCGGCAGGCCCAGCTCCCGGCAGCGCAGGTACAGCAGGCTGCGCTTCAGCTCCCGACGCGACAGCATGTCCGAGTCCCGCAGCGCCACGTTGGGCTGCTTCATCACCGACTCGCGCACGAAGTCCACCGCCGCCAGCTCCGGGTAGTGCGTGAAGAGGACGCCGGGCGCCCCCAGGCCCAGCCACTCATAGTCGCCAGGGCGGTCCGGCCGCGACACGCACAGCGCCGCGTAGTCGGACGGCAGCAGCGCCGTGAGGGTGCCCTGCGCTCGCGTCATCACCTCCGCCAGGTCCAGGGAGCTGGAGAGCGCCCGGGTCAACTCGGAGATGAGCGCCTGCTCGCGCGCGTCCAGGTTCATCAAGGCCTCCCAGCCAGTGCTGGCAATGACATATCGGGAGGAGGCCCAGGGGTCTGTAACCCGCAAGAGGTATGGACGGGCCCCCCTTGCCGGAAGCCCGTCCATGCCTGTCATTCATTGCAGGGACCGCGATGTCAGCGGTTGCCGTCAGCTAGTTGCCGGCGCTGCCCTGCTCGGGCGGCGTGCCCGTGGTGGGGCTCGCGGAGCTGCCCATCTGCTTGTTCTTGTCCCAGGCGGGCGGCGTCACCTCCATGTGCGCGCCCTTGTTGCCCGGGGTGCCGGTGTTCGGGACGCTCGGCTCCAGGGCGGGCGCGCCTTCGCCCGTGCTGTTCGTGCCCTGGTCCGGCGTGCCGGAGCCGCCCACGCCCTCGTCGATGCGGTCCGGGTCCGCCACGCTGTCCGTGCCGTCGTCATCCGGCTGGAGGACGCCCGAGCCGCCCGAGCCCCCCGTGGCCCGGTCCCAGCGCTCCGCGCTGTCCTGGGGCGCATCCGTGCTCGGCTCCTCCAGCGGAGGGGTTTCGTGGTCGGTGTGGCTCTGCGCGAACGCCTGGCCGGAGAAGGCGAGGGTGGCCAGGGCTGCCATCAGGGGGAGCTTCATGGGTGTCGCTCCTTCGAAAGAACGGGTTGTCCTTCCAAGGTGGCGACCGTCGGGTGGGAAACAAGCGCCTGACGCGCCCCCGTCCCCTGGCTGCATTCCCGCTGGCTGGGCGGGCAGGCGGGCTTCAGCCCGTCAGCGCCTTGGGCGGCACGAGCCCCACCGCCCACGCCGTGAGCTTGCGCAGCAGCTCCGCGCGGTCCTCCGGCACGGAGAAGAGGTGGTCGGCGCGCGGGTAGAAGGCATACGTGACGCGGTTCTCCAGCTTGAGCGGCGAGAACATCTCGTAGAACTGGCGCTCGTAGTTGAAGGACAGCCCCATGCCGCCGGAGAACACGAAGCAGAGGTTCACGCCCCGCTCCAGCAGCTTCGCGTAGTCCTCCGTCAGCCGCGCCTGCTCCGGGTACTCGCGCGTGTAGACCTCGTCGGCCTCGCCGGCTTCGCGCAGCTGCGAGGGCAGCTTGCGCTTGCGCAGGAAGCGGCTCCAGCGGCGGGGGCTCAGGTAGCGCAGCTGGAAGCGCAGGTGGTAGCCCACCGTGCGGTACGTGTAGCCGTCGATGAAGGCCGCGCCCACGACGCGCGGGTCCTGCACCGTCACCGAGTGCACGCTGTCCACGCCGGAGCACAGGCCGATGAGCGTGAAGGTCCGCAGGCCCTTCTTCTGCTCCAGGTAGTCGAGCGCGGCGCGCGTCTCCTCGCGGGCCCGCGCGAACTCGTCGGGCCCTCCCTCGCGACGCGGGCGGCTGTCACCCAGGCCGGACTGGTCGAAGCGCAGCGTGGTGATGCCGCGCGCCGCCAGGTGCCGCGCCAGCTCCACCCACATCCGGTACGGCCCCACGTGGTGGTTGAGGCCCACGTTGGAGACCACCACCGCGGGCGCCCCCTCCAGCACCTTCTTGGGGTCCGGCTCCGTCAGCACGCCCATGAGGCTCTGCTCGGGACCGAAGGAACAGATGCGTTCGCGGATCACGCGACCTCCTTCATGAGCGCGGCAATCGTCTGCAGGACGCGGTTGGACAGGAGCGCGGACTCCTGACCGCCCCCCGCGCCTCCCTCTTCCGGCACGAGGTGATGCTGAAAGGGCAGGCCGGTGGCCTCCAGGCGCTGCTGGAGGCGTTCGTATTCCGGCTTCTGCGTGGCGGCCACCAGGTGCGTGCGCGTGGAAGGCCACGCGGGCAGCGCGGGCAGGTCCAGGGCGAGGATGTCGTCGCGCAGGGCCCGGGGGAAGGCGAAGCCGAGCAGCTCCTCGCGCACCTCCAGCGGACTGTCGGGCTGGGGAAACAGGGTCCGGGTGGCCCGGCGCTTCTGCAACAGCTCCAGCTCCTCCAGGTAGCTGGCGCCCTCCACCAGCGGCTCCCAGAGCACGAGCCCCGCGGTGGACAGGCCCTCCGCCGCGGCCCGCACGGCGAGCGCCGCGCCCAGCCGCATGCCCACGAGCGCCACGCGCTGCACGCCCGTCATGTCCTGCAACTCCGCGGCGGCGAGCCGGATGTCCTGGACCCACGAGGCGACGCGCCCCTCGTGGACCTCTCCAGCGGAGTCACCGGTGCCGTAGTAGTCGAAGCGGAAGACGTGGAAGCCCTCCCGCGCGAGCATCCCGGCCAGCTTCCGGAAGGCCCAGTGCGTCAGCATGTACTCCTGGGCTGCGGGATAGCAGAGCACCACCCCGGTGGCACGTTCAGCGCCTTGCGCGGGGTGGTGCATGCCGAAGAGCTGTCTTTCGGAGGTGCCGAAGAAGCAGGGCGTCACGGTAGGACCATTCTCCTCGAAGGGCCGCTCAGTCCGAGCGCCCCGGCAGTTTCCCCTTCAGCTTATTGAACAAGCGTTGCGCCAGGGGAACAGAAGTCTCCGGGGTGGCAATCTTTGTCGGCGTGGCCGTCTGCGTCGCGGCGGGCGTGGGTACCACGACGGTGAACTGCGAGGCCACCTGCTCCAGCGTGTTGAGCAGCAGGGTGCGCGGGTGCAGGACCTGTCCCAGCTCCTTCTGCACGCGCATCACCACCTGGAACGACAGCAGTGAATGGCCGCCGATGTTGAAGAAGTTGTCGTGCACGCCCACCTGCGCGATGCCGAGCACTTCCTGCCAGATGCGCGCCAGCTGCTTCTCCCGCTCCGTGCGGGGCGCGACGAAGGCCTCCTCCACCGGACGCGCGGCGCCCGCCGGAGGCGGCAGGGCCTTGCGATCCACCTTGCCGTTGGGCGTGAGGGGCAGCGCCTCCAGCTCCACGAAGTGCTGGGGCACCATGTACTGCGGCAGCTGCGAGCGCAGGTGCTTGCGCAGCTCCGTGTCCGTGTACGCCTGTCCCGGCTTCGTCACCAGGTACGCGACGAGGCGGCGGTCGCCGGGCCTGTCCTCGCGCACGAGTGCGACGGCCTGGGCGAGAGCGGGGTGGGAGGCGAGGGCGGCCTCGACTTCGCCCAGCTCGATGCGGAAGCCGCGCAGCTTCACCTGGGAGTCGTTGCGGCCCAGGTACTCGACGGTGCCGTCGGCCAGCCAGCGGGCCAGGTCGCCGGTGCGGTACATGCGCTCGCCCTGGCGGAAGGGGTTGGGCAGGAAGC is a genomic window containing:
- a CDS encoding helix-turn-helix transcriptional regulator; this encodes MNLDAREQALISELTRALSSSLDLAEVMTRAQGTLTALLPSDYAALCVSRPDRPGDYEWLGLGAPGVLFTHYPELAAVDFVRESVMKQPNVALRDSDMLSRRELKRSLLYLRCRELGLPLEHVLAVLLDLRLDWHGGFTLYREHAQPFSAREQALLNWLTPYLVNTVRNCRMFASEATRGDLLDALFRHQGAECVVLEPPERERLRTPGATDLLTRWYPEMKTHDAQLPSELREHLRQLRVPGTKRKAGVDTWVRSGQQRDLKVTFVELPEQRGSRPWALVLQECARSIPIPEPWLQKLSKREADVVQGVLSNWANETIAHELKLTLNTVKTHLRNIFPKLGMESRTDLIYHAAWRQKPG
- a CDS encoding alpha/beta fold hydrolase — its product is MTPCFFGTSERQLFGMHHPAQGAERATGVVLCYPAAQEYMLTHWAFRKLAGMLAREGFHVFRFDYYGTGDSAGEVHEGRVASWVQDIRLAAAELQDMTGVQRVALVGMRLGAALAVRAAAEGLSTAGLVLWEPLVEGASYLEELELLQKRRATRTLFPQPDSPLEVREELLGFAFPRALRDDILALDLPALPAWPSTRTHLVAATQKPEYERLQQRLEATGLPFQHHLVPEEGGAGGGQESALLSNRVLQTIAALMKEVA
- a CDS encoding alpha/beta fold hydrolase encodes the protein MIRERICSFGPEQSLMGVLTEPDPKKVLEGAPAVVVSNVGLNHHVGPYRMWVELARHLAARGITTLRFDQSGLGDSRPRREGGPDEFARAREETRAALDYLEQKKGLRTFTLIGLCSGVDSVHSVTVQDPRVVGAAFIDGYTYRTVGYHLRFQLRYLSPRRWSRFLRKRKLPSQLREAGEADEVYTREYPEQARLTEDYAKLLERGVNLCFVFSGGMGLSFNYERQFYEMFSPLKLENRVTYAFYPRADHLFSVPEDRAELLRKLTAWAVGLVPPKALTG